In Stomoxys calcitrans chromosome 2, idStoCalc2.1, whole genome shotgun sequence, the following proteins share a genomic window:
- the LOC106081105 gene encoding GATA-binding factor 3 isoform X3 encodes MQLLKSMVCESSSLLSSSNMQLKMEPQAQQQQLQHHQQQQQQQQQQQQQQQHQLQTMEKHHPQMLSKIKTETNGQEHMNHTNSPTTLEKQNQAADNAQHQQQQQQQQTQPQSLTTSANHNQHTQHQPPANTTQQQQQQPQSSTPNSQQQQQNTPTIIHTQQTQPLNAVIQNQSSQQQTVGHPGPENFVPIHRSTQRRILTTNGELVSEHRDPEQPEAVNEYQRMHSPIDYVQMAPRNDEHQHPTGATIYTYATNENGQHIICASGSPTGTIKLETIDKDQVAGEAAQQQQHLQHHQQCPTPNSSYTEPLVVSTSALHHQNPHNLSSSATHTLPHPAHIGSSLRFEDDPRYSSNALSDNGNGPPPLYYDPTVGGDPAATHGNESKTFTDLGNAHYLNFSSSSSYQLTQNNTVYSVTTAPNQLISNKDPNFSLIRQPVQYQSMGLYDTVNTSVPEQTLWPASGVEYSNMGFVVEEYTPSNLPTSWSPAASISTYDPGLPPPPFAEVKCEQCGSGLGRKGNEFFCPSCTTPAYRPMRMNQRQSKPKTAATNNANNRRTGVTCANCTTNSTTLWRRNNEGNPVCNACGLYFKLHNMNRPLSMKKEGIQKRKRKPKNNGGQMRPMSSLPPVNGTLMMSSGTLYPSQVTPIGLQINAQAPSHSDLQDMTTGGPRSVPIGNTEITLNMSRPHVTSDSHSPYSNPPSQSESPQLPSAQNFKVPSIDAPRTTPSSEIPTSVITRTGLPERSTNN; translated from the exons ATGGAACCGCAAGCGCAACAGCAACAATTACAACAtcaccagcaacagcaacaacaacagcagcagcagcagcagcaacagcaacatcaaTTGCAAACTATGGAAAAACATCATCCGCAAATGTTAAGTAAAATTAAAACGGAAACAAATGGCCAAGAGCATATGAATCATACGAATTCGCCCACAACATTGGAAAAGCAAAATCAAGCTGCTGACAATGCacagcatcagcagcagcaacaacaacaacaaacccaaCCTCAATCTTTAACCACGAGTGCCAATCATAATCAGCATACACAACATCAGCCCCCAGCAAACACTacgcagcagcaacaacaacaaccacagtcTTCAACCCCCAATtcccaacaacagcaacaaaatacTCCCACAATAATACACACTCAACAAACACAACCCCTTAATGCGGTCATACAAAACCAAAGTAGTCAACAGCAAACAGTGGGGCATCCTGGACCAGAGAACTTTGTGCCCATACACAGGTCAACACAGCGCCGAATACTGACCACCAATGGCGAGTT AGTCAGCGAACATCGTGACCCTGAACAACCAGAGGCTGTCAACGAATATCAACGTATGCATTCACCCATTGACTATGTGCAAATGGCTCCACGCAACGATGAACATCAACATCCAACGGGCGCTACCATTTACACCTATGCCACCAATGAAAATGGCCAACACATTATATGTGCCTCCGGCTCTCCCACGGGCACCATTAAACTGGAAACCATTGACAAGGATCAGGTGGCCGGTGAGGCAGCTCAGCAACAACAGCATCTGCAGCATCATCAACAGTGTCCCACACCGAACAGCAGTTACACTGAACCCCTGGTGGTCTCCACCTCAGCGTTGCATCATCAAAATCCCCATAATCTATCAAGTTCCGCCACACACACGCTGCCGCATCCGGCCCACATAGGCTCATCGCTACGATTTGAGGATGATCCTCGCTATAGCTCCAATGCACTCAGTGACAATGGTAATGGCCCCCCGCCTTTATACTATGATCCCACTGTGGGTGGAGATCCTGCTGCCACCCATGGCAATGAAAGTAAAACTTTCACCGACTTGGGTAATGCCCATTATCTGAATTTCTCCTCCAGCTCATCATACCAATTGACCCAGAATAATACGGTCTACAGTGTGACCACTGCGCCCAATCAACTGATATCGAATAAGGATCCCAATTTCAGTTTGATACGCCAACCAGTACAATACCAGTCAATGGGTCTATACGATACGGTTAACACTTCGGTGCCTGAACAGACGCTGTGGCCAGCTTCCGGAGTGGAATATTCCAATATGGGCTTT GTGGTTGAAGAGTACACTCCTAGTAATTTACCAACTTCTTGGTCACCAGCGGCATCAATTAGTACCTATGACCCCGGCTTGCCTCCTCCACCATTTGCCGAAGTTAAATGCGAACAATGCGGCTCAGGGCTGGGCCGTAAGGGCAACGAATTCTTTTGTCCAAGCTGCACTACGCCAGCCTATCGCCCCATGCGCATGAATCAAAGACAAAGCAAACCAAAGACAGCAGCCACCAATAATGCCAATAATCGTCGTACCGGCGTTACCTGTGCCAATTGCACCACAAACTCTACAACGCTATGGCGAAGAAATAATGAAGGCAATCCCGTGTGCAATGCCTGTGGTCTCTATTTCAAGCTGCACAATATGAACCGGCCCTTATCGATGAAAAAGGAGGGCATACAGAAGCGCAAACGTAAGCCAAAGAATAATGGGGGCCAAATGAGACCGATGTCAA GTCTTCCTCCTGTGAATGGGACACTTATGATGTCCAGTGGTACTCTGTATCCCTCGCAAGTCACTCCTATTGGTTTGCAAATAAATGCTCAAGCGCCAAGTCATAGCGATCTGCAGGATATGACAACGGGTGGCCCACGTTCAGTGCCGATTGGTAATACTGAAATTACTTTGAATATGTCACGCCCCCATGTCACCTCGGATAGTCATTCGCCGTACAGTAATCCGCCCTCACAAAGTGAATCGCCACAGTTACCTAGTGCACAGAATTTTAA AGTGCCCTCCATTGATGCACCTCGAACAACTCCAAGCAGTGAAATACCTACCAGCGTCATTACACGCACTGGCTTACCGGAACGATCAACGAATAATTAG
- the LOC106081105 gene encoding LIM and SH3 domain protein Lasp isoform X1 has product MQLLKSMVCESSSLLSSSNMQLKMEPQAQQQQLQHHQQQQQQQQQQQQQQQHQLQTMEKHHPQMLSKIKTETNGQEHMNHTNSPTTLEKQNQAADNAQHQQQQQQQQTQPQSLTTSANHNQHTQHQPPANTTQQQQQQPQSSTPNSQQQQQNTPTIIHTQQTQPLNAVIQNQSSQQQTVGHPGPENFVPIHRSTQRRILTTNGELVSEHRDPEQPEAVNEYQRMHSPIDYVQMAPRNDEHQHPTGATIYTYATNENGQHIICASGSPTGTIKLETIDKDQVAGEAAQQQQHLQHHQQCPTPNSSYTEPLVVSTSALHHQNPHNLSSSATHTLPHPAHIGSSLRFEDDPRYSSNALSDNGNGPPPLYYDPTVGGDPAATHGNESKTFTDLGNAHYLNFSSSSSYQLTQNNTVYSVTTAPNQLISNKDPNFSLIRQPVQYQSMGLYDTVNTSVPEQTLWPASGVEYSNMGFNYHQQVVEEYTPSNLPTSWSPAASISTYDPGLPPPPFAEVKCEQCGSGLGRKGNEFFCPSCTTPAYRPMRMNQRQSKPKTAATNNANNRRTGVTCANCTTNSTTLWRRNNEGNPVCNACGLYFKLHNMNRPLSMKKEGIQKRKRKPKNNGGQMRPMSSLPPVNGTLMMSSGTLYPSQVTPIGLQINAQAPSHSDLQDMTTGGPRSVPIGNTEITLNMSRPHVTSDSHSPYSNPPSQSESPQLPSAQNFKVPSIDAPRTTPSSEIPTSVITRTGLPERSTNN; this is encoded by the exons ATGGAACCGCAAGCGCAACAGCAACAATTACAACAtcaccagcaacagcaacaacaacagcagcagcagcagcagcaacagcaacatcaaTTGCAAACTATGGAAAAACATCATCCGCAAATGTTAAGTAAAATTAAAACGGAAACAAATGGCCAAGAGCATATGAATCATACGAATTCGCCCACAACATTGGAAAAGCAAAATCAAGCTGCTGACAATGCacagcatcagcagcagcaacaacaacaacaaacccaaCCTCAATCTTTAACCACGAGTGCCAATCATAATCAGCATACACAACATCAGCCCCCAGCAAACACTacgcagcagcaacaacaacaaccacagtcTTCAACCCCCAATtcccaacaacagcaacaaaatacTCCCACAATAATACACACTCAACAAACACAACCCCTTAATGCGGTCATACAAAACCAAAGTAGTCAACAGCAAACAGTGGGGCATCCTGGACCAGAGAACTTTGTGCCCATACACAGGTCAACACAGCGCCGAATACTGACCACCAATGGCGAGTT AGTCAGCGAACATCGTGACCCTGAACAACCAGAGGCTGTCAACGAATATCAACGTATGCATTCACCCATTGACTATGTGCAAATGGCTCCACGCAACGATGAACATCAACATCCAACGGGCGCTACCATTTACACCTATGCCACCAATGAAAATGGCCAACACATTATATGTGCCTCCGGCTCTCCCACGGGCACCATTAAACTGGAAACCATTGACAAGGATCAGGTGGCCGGTGAGGCAGCTCAGCAACAACAGCATCTGCAGCATCATCAACAGTGTCCCACACCGAACAGCAGTTACACTGAACCCCTGGTGGTCTCCACCTCAGCGTTGCATCATCAAAATCCCCATAATCTATCAAGTTCCGCCACACACACGCTGCCGCATCCGGCCCACATAGGCTCATCGCTACGATTTGAGGATGATCCTCGCTATAGCTCCAATGCACTCAGTGACAATGGTAATGGCCCCCCGCCTTTATACTATGATCCCACTGTGGGTGGAGATCCTGCTGCCACCCATGGCAATGAAAGTAAAACTTTCACCGACTTGGGTAATGCCCATTATCTGAATTTCTCCTCCAGCTCATCATACCAATTGACCCAGAATAATACGGTCTACAGTGTGACCACTGCGCCCAATCAACTGATATCGAATAAGGATCCCAATTTCAGTTTGATACGCCAACCAGTACAATACCAGTCAATGGGTCTATACGATACGGTTAACACTTCGGTGCCTGAACAGACGCTGTGGCCAGCTTCCGGAGTGGAATATTCCAATATGGGCTTT AATTATCATCAGCAGGTGGTTGAAGAGTACACTCCTAGTAATTTACCAACTTCTTGGTCACCAGCGGCATCAATTAGTACCTATGACCCCGGCTTGCCTCCTCCACCATTTGCCGAAGTTAAATGCGAACAATGCGGCTCAGGGCTGGGCCGTAAGGGCAACGAATTCTTTTGTCCAAGCTGCACTACGCCAGCCTATCGCCCCATGCGCATGAATCAAAGACAAAGCAAACCAAAGACAGCAGCCACCAATAATGCCAATAATCGTCGTACCGGCGTTACCTGTGCCAATTGCACCACAAACTCTACAACGCTATGGCGAAGAAATAATGAAGGCAATCCCGTGTGCAATGCCTGTGGTCTCTATTTCAAGCTGCACAATATGAACCGGCCCTTATCGATGAAAAAGGAGGGCATACAGAAGCGCAAACGTAAGCCAAAGAATAATGGGGGCCAAATGAGACCGATGTCAA GTCTTCCTCCTGTGAATGGGACACTTATGATGTCCAGTGGTACTCTGTATCCCTCGCAAGTCACTCCTATTGGTTTGCAAATAAATGCTCAAGCGCCAAGTCATAGCGATCTGCAGGATATGACAACGGGTGGCCCACGTTCAGTGCCGATTGGTAATACTGAAATTACTTTGAATATGTCACGCCCCCATGTCACCTCGGATAGTCATTCGCCGTACAGTAATCCGCCCTCACAAAGTGAATCGCCACAGTTACCTAGTGCACAGAATTTTAA AGTGCCCTCCATTGATGCACCTCGAACAACTCCAAGCAGTGAAATACCTACCAGCGTCATTACACGCACTGGCTTACCGGAACGATCAACGAATAATTAG
- the LOC106081105 gene encoding box A-binding factor isoform X2, producing MQLLKSMVCESSSLLSSSNMQLKMEPQAQQQQLQHHQQQQQQQQQQQQQQQHQLQTMEKHHPQMLSKIKTETNGQEHMNHTNSPTTLEKQNQAADNAQHQQQQQQQQTQPQSLTTSANHNQHTQHQPPANTTQQQQQQPQSSTPNSQQQQQNTPTIIHTQQTQPLNAVIQNQSSQQQTVGHPGPENFVPIHRSTQRRILTTNGELVSEHRDPEQPEAVNEYQRMHSPIDYVQMAPRNDEHQHPTGATIYTYATNENGQHIICASGSPTGTIKLETIDKDQVAGEAAQQQQHLQHHQQCPTPNSSYTEPLVVSTSALHHQNPHNLSSSATHTLPHPAHIGSSLRFEDDPRYSSNALSDNGNGPPPLYYDPTVGGDPAATHGNESKTFTDLGNAHYLNFSSSSSYQLTQNNTVYSVTTAPNQLISNKDPNFSLIRQPVQYQSMGLYDTVNTSVPEQTLWPASGVEYSNMGFQVVEEYTPSNLPTSWSPAASISTYDPGLPPPPFAEVKCEQCGSGLGRKGNEFFCPSCTTPAYRPMRMNQRQSKPKTAATNNANNRRTGVTCANCTTNSTTLWRRNNEGNPVCNACGLYFKLHNMNRPLSMKKEGIQKRKRKPKNNGGQMRPMSSLPPVNGTLMMSSGTLYPSQVTPIGLQINAQAPSHSDLQDMTTGGPRSVPIGNTEITLNMSRPHVTSDSHSPYSNPPSQSESPQLPSAQNFKVPSIDAPRTTPSSEIPTSVITRTGLPERSTNN from the exons ATGGAACCGCAAGCGCAACAGCAACAATTACAACAtcaccagcaacagcaacaacaacagcagcagcagcagcagcaacagcaacatcaaTTGCAAACTATGGAAAAACATCATCCGCAAATGTTAAGTAAAATTAAAACGGAAACAAATGGCCAAGAGCATATGAATCATACGAATTCGCCCACAACATTGGAAAAGCAAAATCAAGCTGCTGACAATGCacagcatcagcagcagcaacaacaacaacaaacccaaCCTCAATCTTTAACCACGAGTGCCAATCATAATCAGCATACACAACATCAGCCCCCAGCAAACACTacgcagcagcaacaacaacaaccacagtcTTCAACCCCCAATtcccaacaacagcaacaaaatacTCCCACAATAATACACACTCAACAAACACAACCCCTTAATGCGGTCATACAAAACCAAAGTAGTCAACAGCAAACAGTGGGGCATCCTGGACCAGAGAACTTTGTGCCCATACACAGGTCAACACAGCGCCGAATACTGACCACCAATGGCGAGTT AGTCAGCGAACATCGTGACCCTGAACAACCAGAGGCTGTCAACGAATATCAACGTATGCATTCACCCATTGACTATGTGCAAATGGCTCCACGCAACGATGAACATCAACATCCAACGGGCGCTACCATTTACACCTATGCCACCAATGAAAATGGCCAACACATTATATGTGCCTCCGGCTCTCCCACGGGCACCATTAAACTGGAAACCATTGACAAGGATCAGGTGGCCGGTGAGGCAGCTCAGCAACAACAGCATCTGCAGCATCATCAACAGTGTCCCACACCGAACAGCAGTTACACTGAACCCCTGGTGGTCTCCACCTCAGCGTTGCATCATCAAAATCCCCATAATCTATCAAGTTCCGCCACACACACGCTGCCGCATCCGGCCCACATAGGCTCATCGCTACGATTTGAGGATGATCCTCGCTATAGCTCCAATGCACTCAGTGACAATGGTAATGGCCCCCCGCCTTTATACTATGATCCCACTGTGGGTGGAGATCCTGCTGCCACCCATGGCAATGAAAGTAAAACTTTCACCGACTTGGGTAATGCCCATTATCTGAATTTCTCCTCCAGCTCATCATACCAATTGACCCAGAATAATACGGTCTACAGTGTGACCACTGCGCCCAATCAACTGATATCGAATAAGGATCCCAATTTCAGTTTGATACGCCAACCAGTACAATACCAGTCAATGGGTCTATACGATACGGTTAACACTTCGGTGCCTGAACAGACGCTGTGGCCAGCTTCCGGAGTGGAATATTCCAATATGGGCTTT CAGGTGGTTGAAGAGTACACTCCTAGTAATTTACCAACTTCTTGGTCACCAGCGGCATCAATTAGTACCTATGACCCCGGCTTGCCTCCTCCACCATTTGCCGAAGTTAAATGCGAACAATGCGGCTCAGGGCTGGGCCGTAAGGGCAACGAATTCTTTTGTCCAAGCTGCACTACGCCAGCCTATCGCCCCATGCGCATGAATCAAAGACAAAGCAAACCAAAGACAGCAGCCACCAATAATGCCAATAATCGTCGTACCGGCGTTACCTGTGCCAATTGCACCACAAACTCTACAACGCTATGGCGAAGAAATAATGAAGGCAATCCCGTGTGCAATGCCTGTGGTCTCTATTTCAAGCTGCACAATATGAACCGGCCCTTATCGATGAAAAAGGAGGGCATACAGAAGCGCAAACGTAAGCCAAAGAATAATGGGGGCCAAATGAGACCGATGTCAA GTCTTCCTCCTGTGAATGGGACACTTATGATGTCCAGTGGTACTCTGTATCCCTCGCAAGTCACTCCTATTGGTTTGCAAATAAATGCTCAAGCGCCAAGTCATAGCGATCTGCAGGATATGACAACGGGTGGCCCACGTTCAGTGCCGATTGGTAATACTGAAATTACTTTGAATATGTCACGCCCCCATGTCACCTCGGATAGTCATTCGCCGTACAGTAATCCGCCCTCACAAAGTGAATCGCCACAGTTACCTAGTGCACAGAATTTTAA AGTGCCCTCCATTGATGCACCTCGAACAACTCCAAGCAGTGAAATACCTACCAGCGTCATTACACGCACTGGCTTACCGGAACGATCAACGAATAATTAG
- the LOC106081105 gene encoding LIM and SH3 domain protein Lasp isoform X4, with protein sequence MEPQAQQQQLQHHQQQQQQQQQQQQQQQHQLQTMEKHHPQMLSKIKTETNGQEHMNHTNSPTTLEKQNQAADNAQHQQQQQQQQTQPQSLTTSANHNQHTQHQPPANTTQQQQQQPQSSTPNSQQQQQNTPTIIHTQQTQPLNAVIQNQSSQQQTVGHPGPENFVPIHRSTQRRILTTNGELVSEHRDPEQPEAVNEYQRMHSPIDYVQMAPRNDEHQHPTGATIYTYATNENGQHIICASGSPTGTIKLETIDKDQVAGEAAQQQQHLQHHQQCPTPNSSYTEPLVVSTSALHHQNPHNLSSSATHTLPHPAHIGSSLRFEDDPRYSSNALSDNGNGPPPLYYDPTVGGDPAATHGNESKTFTDLGNAHYLNFSSSSSYQLTQNNTVYSVTTAPNQLISNKDPNFSLIRQPVQYQSMGLYDTVNTSVPEQTLWPASGVEYSNMGFNYHQQVVEEYTPSNLPTSWSPAASISTYDPGLPPPPFAEVKCEQCGSGLGRKGNEFFCPSCTTPAYRPMRMNQRQSKPKTAATNNANNRRTGVTCANCTTNSTTLWRRNNEGNPVCNACGLYFKLHNMNRPLSMKKEGIQKRKRKPKNNGGQMRPMSSLPPVNGTLMMSSGTLYPSQVTPIGLQINAQAPSHSDLQDMTTGGPRSVPIGNTEITLNMSRPHVTSDSHSPYSNPPSQSESPQLPSAQNFKVPSIDAPRTTPSSEIPTSVITRTGLPERSTNN encoded by the exons ATGGAACCGCAAGCGCAACAGCAACAATTACAACAtcaccagcaacagcaacaacaacagcagcagcagcagcagcaacagcaacatcaaTTGCAAACTATGGAAAAACATCATCCGCAAATGTTAAGTAAAATTAAAACGGAAACAAATGGCCAAGAGCATATGAATCATACGAATTCGCCCACAACATTGGAAAAGCAAAATCAAGCTGCTGACAATGCacagcatcagcagcagcaacaacaacaacaaacccaaCCTCAATCTTTAACCACGAGTGCCAATCATAATCAGCATACACAACATCAGCCCCCAGCAAACACTacgcagcagcaacaacaacaaccacagtcTTCAACCCCCAATtcccaacaacagcaacaaaatacTCCCACAATAATACACACTCAACAAACACAACCCCTTAATGCGGTCATACAAAACCAAAGTAGTCAACAGCAAACAGTGGGGCATCCTGGACCAGAGAACTTTGTGCCCATACACAGGTCAACACAGCGCCGAATACTGACCACCAATGGCGAGTT AGTCAGCGAACATCGTGACCCTGAACAACCAGAGGCTGTCAACGAATATCAACGTATGCATTCACCCATTGACTATGTGCAAATGGCTCCACGCAACGATGAACATCAACATCCAACGGGCGCTACCATTTACACCTATGCCACCAATGAAAATGGCCAACACATTATATGTGCCTCCGGCTCTCCCACGGGCACCATTAAACTGGAAACCATTGACAAGGATCAGGTGGCCGGTGAGGCAGCTCAGCAACAACAGCATCTGCAGCATCATCAACAGTGTCCCACACCGAACAGCAGTTACACTGAACCCCTGGTGGTCTCCACCTCAGCGTTGCATCATCAAAATCCCCATAATCTATCAAGTTCCGCCACACACACGCTGCCGCATCCGGCCCACATAGGCTCATCGCTACGATTTGAGGATGATCCTCGCTATAGCTCCAATGCACTCAGTGACAATGGTAATGGCCCCCCGCCTTTATACTATGATCCCACTGTGGGTGGAGATCCTGCTGCCACCCATGGCAATGAAAGTAAAACTTTCACCGACTTGGGTAATGCCCATTATCTGAATTTCTCCTCCAGCTCATCATACCAATTGACCCAGAATAATACGGTCTACAGTGTGACCACTGCGCCCAATCAACTGATATCGAATAAGGATCCCAATTTCAGTTTGATACGCCAACCAGTACAATACCAGTCAATGGGTCTATACGATACGGTTAACACTTCGGTGCCTGAACAGACGCTGTGGCCAGCTTCCGGAGTGGAATATTCCAATATGGGCTTT AATTATCATCAGCAGGTGGTTGAAGAGTACACTCCTAGTAATTTACCAACTTCTTGGTCACCAGCGGCATCAATTAGTACCTATGACCCCGGCTTGCCTCCTCCACCATTTGCCGAAGTTAAATGCGAACAATGCGGCTCAGGGCTGGGCCGTAAGGGCAACGAATTCTTTTGTCCAAGCTGCACTACGCCAGCCTATCGCCCCATGCGCATGAATCAAAGACAAAGCAAACCAAAGACAGCAGCCACCAATAATGCCAATAATCGTCGTACCGGCGTTACCTGTGCCAATTGCACCACAAACTCTACAACGCTATGGCGAAGAAATAATGAAGGCAATCCCGTGTGCAATGCCTGTGGTCTCTATTTCAAGCTGCACAATATGAACCGGCCCTTATCGATGAAAAAGGAGGGCATACAGAAGCGCAAACGTAAGCCAAAGAATAATGGGGGCCAAATGAGACCGATGTCAA GTCTTCCTCCTGTGAATGGGACACTTATGATGTCCAGTGGTACTCTGTATCCCTCGCAAGTCACTCCTATTGGTTTGCAAATAAATGCTCAAGCGCCAAGTCATAGCGATCTGCAGGATATGACAACGGGTGGCCCACGTTCAGTGCCGATTGGTAATACTGAAATTACTTTGAATATGTCACGCCCCCATGTCACCTCGGATAGTCATTCGCCGTACAGTAATCCGCCCTCACAAAGTGAATCGCCACAGTTACCTAGTGCACAGAATTTTAA AGTGCCCTCCATTGATGCACCTCGAACAACTCCAAGCAGTGAAATACCTACCAGCGTCATTACACGCACTGGCTTACCGGAACGATCAACGAATAATTAG